DNA from Bacteroidia bacterium:
TCCAGATAGCGTAGTTTCCTTAAATTAACGATTTCGCGAGGAAATCCCTCTAACTGGTTTTTACCTAAATAACAAGATTCTAATCTCGTTAATTCACAAAACTCTTTGGGTAGATGTACTAACTTATTCTTGTAAAGACTTAGCTCCCGAAGATTTTTTAGCGTAGAAATATCGGCAGGTAACTCTTTGATTTTATTACGATTCAAATTTAGCACTTGTAGATTCTTAAAAACCAATATCTCTTTGGGAAATTCAGTGTATTTCTTATCAGAAAGACTGAGTTTATAAACTTTTTCCGGAGACTTTAAGGCTTCATCTAAATCATAAAACCATGGCTGAGAATCTAAATTAGTTTGGGCAGATAGCGACAAATAACAGCCCAAAGTGAACAATAACAAAAATTTGGAAAACCAAAATTTCATGTACAAAACGTTTAAGGGCGTAAATATACAGATATTCGCAGCAATACACACAATTTAATAAAAAAACGACCTGTTATCTATAAGTTACGGCTTTTTGCTGTTCTAAGCCATAATTTACTTTTAGTAATGAGAATTTTATTAAATTTCAAAAAATCAAAGTCTTTTTGAAAATTATCTCAACACGTATTCTCATCATAGCCTCCGTACCTACTAAATTGAAGAAAGTTCAGGTGTCCTTTTTATACCAAGGAAAAGATGAGAATAATGAATTTTATCCTTGACTTATCAATTGGCACATTCATTTGTGAAATTACCGATATTATGCTACTTTTAACCTCGGATAAATGTTGATTTTGTTTTGATTACAGATAAATATACTAAAATCAACATTTTATCCAATTTCTAAGCACTTAAAATTAGATACTTAGATTAAAGATTACGAAGTATTGATATGAAATATTATAATTTAATTTTAGTAAGCGTTTTTACATTATTTATCAGTAATCGCTCTTATTCACAGCCCGATTCGTCTGTAATAAACAAACAAGTAAAAATATATTATGCAAAAAAATCTCTTGCCGATGGCTCACCGACTTACAGCATCGAAAATATAAAAATTATCGAAATCACTATATCTTCCAAAGATACTTTTCTGGTAAAAGTGAATGTCAGCGGAACATATCAGAATCACTCAATACCCGATGAAGAAAGAGAACACGATTTTGAGCACAAACGCATTTTTATCTTCTATCAAAATTCAAAAAAAAACTGGGAGTGTGAGTTACAATATGAATAAAAAAACACTTAATTTTACAAAATCTCGGTAAATTCTTTAAGGTAAAATAGTTCATAACCTGCAATATTTTTAAACTCATTTTTTAACATAATCAGCCGAAAAAATAATATTATTAATAGAAACTATGAGTAAAAGATTTTTAAAAAAAACACTGTTGAAAATCAGATAGTTAATTCTATATAAACTTATTATTCATGATGTCTATTATTGCCAAAAAATTCATCATACTTTCATAGTCAGAATTTTTAGAAAATGGAAAAAAAACAAAAAACAGAAGAATCCTCATGGTTTTGGATATTTAGAGGAGGACTTCTTATTTTCATAACTACTCTTGTTGTTACGATACTATCGTGTGTGGTTGCTGGAATTATATATAGCGATACGTTTATGCACTGGATTATTTTGGTAAGTACACCTTTAATTTCCGGACTTATTCTTGTTCCCATAACACGTTTATTCCTAACAAAGGGTGAGGAATCAAGGAACTTTTGGGCACATTTTACCATTAATACTTTAGTATTTGGAACTTTCATAACTGCTGCTTTTCTGACAATTAATCGCTATTTTCCTACAGGTGTATCAAGAAAAATCAAAACAAAAATCTTTAATATTGAATATGTTGATAGAATTGGGCACGATAGTAAAGGAAGAGCCGAACGCATTTGCCATACTACATGCACGGTGTTAATTGATGGGAAAGAACAAGATTTGCTATTTAAGTGTGGTACAAATCTTGACATTGTACCTGATATGTACATTACGCTACAAAAAGGATATTTTGGC
Protein-coding regions in this window:
- a CDS encoding leucine-rich repeat domain-containing protein, whose protein sequence is MKFWFSKFLLLFTLGCYLSLSAQTNLDSQPWFYDLDEALKSPEKVYKLSLSDKKYTEFPKEILVFKNLQVLNLNRNKIKELPADISTLKNLRELSLYKNKLVHLPKEFCELTRLESCYLGKNQLEGFPREIVNLRKLRYLDLTNNNLTLYEISYIRKALPNCQIDLLGTPNEKK